A genomic window from Synechococcus sp. WH 8016 includes:
- a CDS encoding ADP-heptose--LPS heptosyltransferase — protein sequence MRVLVLSPGTAQQQLERMPAIAACANALGASIQVACSPAYRALWTLLPSVEKIIPFDFSAAQTMADWANLLGSVREPDFQVCLNFADGRQVNLMLSMSHIPTRVAEAGFASTATASQAEGWSAQRLSGFLAPLGLSLDAAAFRISLPAALMSQARERQPQGDGPLLMLQPTAMAGDWPSERWKQLPLTIKAKLPGLRTIHLGDESSLSERAAQIACADVVLTSCPVTSLLATFCGVPLVALGLADDQLPERDVIRHLGNDDLRSLSEADVLEAMGFG from the coding sequence ATGCGCGTTCTCGTTTTAAGCCCAGGAACAGCTCAACAGCAGCTTGAGCGTATGCCTGCCATAGCAGCCTGTGCCAACGCGCTTGGAGCTTCGATTCAGGTGGCCTGTTCCCCTGCTTACCGAGCGCTGTGGACGTTGCTGCCGTCGGTTGAAAAAATCATTCCCTTTGATTTTTCTGCAGCTCAGACCATGGCCGATTGGGCCAATCTCCTTGGCTCCGTCCGAGAACCTGATTTCCAGGTATGCCTCAATTTTGCGGACGGACGTCAGGTCAACCTGATGCTGTCCATGAGCCATATCCCGACGCGGGTTGCAGAGGCTGGATTTGCCTCTACTGCTACAGCGAGCCAGGCTGAGGGCTGGAGTGCGCAGCGCCTCTCTGGATTTCTGGCTCCGCTTGGTCTCAGCTTGGATGCCGCAGCCTTTCGGATCAGTTTGCCTGCCGCGCTGATGAGCCAGGCTCGCGAACGGCAGCCGCAGGGAGATGGTCCTCTCTTAATGCTTCAACCAACGGCCATGGCGGGAGACTGGCCCTCAGAACGCTGGAAACAATTACCGCTCACGATCAAAGCCAAGCTTCCTGGGTTGCGAACCATCCATCTCGGAGATGAGAGCTCGCTTTCCGAGAGAGCCGCGCAGATTGCCTGTGCCGACGTGGTGTTGACCAGTTGTCCTGTGACCAGTCTGTTGGCAACATTTTGCGGGGTTCCTTTAGTGGCCCTCGGACTGGCTGACGATCAACTGCCAGAGCGGGATGTGATTCGGCATCTCGGCAATGACGATCTCCGCTCACTCTCAGAAGCGGATGTGTTGGAGGCGATGGGCTTCGGATGA
- the ispD gene encoding 2-C-methyl-D-erythritol 4-phosphate cytidylyltransferase, producing the protein MHLLIAAAGSGRRMGATRNKLLLPLSGQPVLAWTLQAALAAETIHWIGIIGQEIDRSEILDLVGGAPKPVVWIAGGDSRQESVERGLAGLPTAAKHVLIHDGARCLATPDLFNRCAEAVRGGQAVIAATPVTDTIKKVDESGLITATPNRAELWAAQTPQAFSVDELRQGHREARANGWTVTDDASLYERLGWPVNVLDAGPSNIKVTTPFDLTVAAAVLAERQG; encoded by the coding sequence ATGCATCTGTTGATCGCAGCCGCTGGTAGTGGGCGGCGGATGGGAGCGACCCGCAACAAGCTGCTGCTGCCGCTGTCTGGACAACCCGTGCTGGCATGGACGCTGCAGGCAGCCCTCGCAGCTGAGACGATCCATTGGATCGGAATCATTGGTCAGGAGATTGACCGGTCCGAGATTCTCGATCTCGTGGGAGGCGCTCCCAAACCCGTCGTTTGGATTGCCGGCGGAGACAGTCGTCAAGAGTCAGTGGAACGAGGGCTGGCCGGCCTGCCAACCGCAGCCAAGCATGTGCTCATCCATGACGGGGCCCGCTGTCTGGCCACACCAGACCTGTTTAACCGCTGTGCAGAAGCCGTTCGCGGCGGCCAGGCTGTGATTGCGGCGACCCCTGTCACCGACACGATCAAAAAGGTCGACGAATCAGGCTTGATCACAGCAACCCCAAATCGAGCAGAGCTGTGGGCGGCCCAGACTCCGCAAGCTTTTTCAGTGGATGAACTCCGCCAGGGTCATCGCGAAGCCCGAGCGAATGGCTGGACTGTTACCGATGACGCCTCCCTTTATGAGCGTTTGGGATGGCCAGTCAACGTGCTTGATGCTGGTCCCTCCAACATCAAAGTGACCACCCCTTTTGATCTCACTGTGGCTGCAGCCGTGCTGGCCGAACGCCAGGGTTAG
- a CDS encoding Ppx/GppA phosphatase family protein, protein MREVTAGPSFQNGRALRKIAAIDIGTNSTHLLVASVDPELRTFSIELAEKSTTRLGERDPETGNLSEAAIERGLEALRRFRELALSHQVEQIVTAATSAVREAPNGRDFLQAIQEQLELEVDLVSGPEEARLIYLGVLSGMPFGDCPHLVLDIGGGSTELILADGRDARALTSTRVGAVRLQRDFIQDDPMPRQRRTFLEAFIQGSLEPAVNKVLRRITPEETPVMVATSGTAMAIGALAASEEDRPPLKLHGYRVSKQRLDRVVDRLVVMTPEQRKGLSPINDRRAEIIVPGALILQTSMQMLGAKELVLSERALREGLIVDWMLRHGLLEDRFSFQSSIRQRTVIHQVQRFAVNQARAERVASHALTLYDNTKDHLHRDDGSGRDLLWAAAMLHACGQHINLSAYHKHSWYLIRHGELLGYSEAEHLMVAAIARYHRRSLPKKRHESWQALQSRENRRTVSEMALLLRLAVALDRRPEPVVKTLGVHVQNEDLVLELVGEQADQNLSVEQWSLESCAPILKEVTGLNLKLKVQG, encoded by the coding sequence GTGCGTGAAGTGACAGCAGGGCCGAGCTTTCAAAACGGTCGAGCCTTGCGGAAGATTGCCGCAATCGATATCGGCACCAATTCCACCCACCTCTTGGTGGCCTCTGTCGATCCGGAGCTGCGAACCTTCAGCATCGAGTTAGCGGAGAAATCCACCACACGGTTGGGGGAACGAGACCCCGAAACCGGCAATCTCTCCGAGGCCGCCATCGAACGCGGGCTCGAAGCGCTTCGTCGCTTTCGCGAGCTCGCCCTGAGTCATCAGGTTGAACAGATCGTGACCGCAGCCACCAGCGCGGTGCGAGAGGCCCCGAATGGTCGGGACTTTTTGCAGGCGATTCAAGAGCAGCTCGAGCTCGAAGTTGATCTCGTGAGTGGCCCAGAAGAAGCCCGCTTGATCTACCTAGGGGTGCTCTCAGGCATGCCTTTTGGAGACTGTCCGCATCTTGTGCTGGACATCGGAGGCGGCTCCACAGAGTTGATTCTTGCGGATGGTCGTGATGCTCGAGCACTCACCAGTACAAGGGTTGGCGCGGTACGACTCCAACGTGATTTCATCCAAGATGACCCGATGCCCCGGCAGCGTCGGACCTTCCTGGAAGCCTTCATCCAAGGGTCTCTAGAACCTGCCGTCAACAAAGTGCTGCGCAGGATCACCCCTGAAGAAACACCCGTGATGGTGGCCACCAGTGGCACCGCAATGGCCATCGGAGCCCTAGCCGCCAGTGAGGAGGATCGTCCACCGCTGAAGCTTCACGGTTATCGCGTCAGCAAACAACGGCTCGACCGGGTGGTTGATCGCTTGGTGGTGATGACACCGGAGCAACGCAAAGGGTTGTCACCCATCAATGATCGACGCGCAGAAATTATCGTTCCAGGGGCCTTGATTCTTCAAACCAGCATGCAGATGTTGGGAGCGAAAGAGCTGGTTCTGAGTGAGCGAGCGCTTCGCGAAGGCCTGATCGTTGATTGGATGTTGCGTCACGGCCTTCTGGAAGACCGTTTCAGCTTTCAAAGCAGCATCCGACAGCGCACCGTGATCCACCAGGTGCAGCGTTTTGCCGTGAATCAAGCGCGAGCCGAGCGTGTGGCCTCCCATGCCCTCACTCTTTATGACAACACCAAAGACCATCTCCACCGTGATGATGGCTCAGGCCGAGACTTGCTTTGGGCCGCCGCGATGCTTCACGCCTGCGGGCAACACATCAATCTCAGCGCTTATCACAAGCACTCCTGGTATCTGATTCGCCATGGAGAACTGCTTGGCTATTCAGAAGCGGAGCACTTAATGGTGGCTGCCATCGCGCGCTATCACCGCCGCAGCCTTCCCAAAAAGAGGCATGAATCCTGGCAAGCGCTGCAAAGCCGTGAAAATCGACGCACCGTCTCAGAGATGGCCTTACTGCTCAGGCTGGCGGTTGCCCTCGATCGACGTCCAGAGCCGGTGGTCAAAACCTTGGGGGTCCACGTCCAAAACGAAGATCTAGTCCTGGAGCTCGTCGGAGAACAGGCTGATCAGAATCTGAGTGTGGAGCAGTGGAGCTTGGAAAGCTGTGCCCCCATTTTGAAGGAGGTCACCGGATTGAACCTCAAGCTCAAGGTTCAGGGGTGA
- a CDS encoding TrkA family potassium uptake protein gives MKKPRRRSQQRRRLQPYSVQFYRPQLRQLARPWLLPVLALAIVIMGGAIGYRITEGWDWGDCLWMVLITISTIGYGEVEPLSQAGRLVTVLIVAGGIVVVQLSIQKILGLTESGYFRQLRELRFRRNLRRMHNHVILCGYGRIGREIAEQLLLETVPVLVVELDSARRLAAEERGLPVLQADATLDETLLEAGLHRCRSLVAALPSDAANLYVTLSARGLEPGCRLIARADSEEAAAKLELAGATVVVSPYVAGGRVMAATALRPLAVDFMDLLSGSEFEIEEFRLSRDPLLVGHLASKSLSELQLGRRSGAMVLAIRDGSALKGNPSGEERLGPGQLLVVMGSQKQLELFRNLLGDAIDTIETMRGV, from the coding sequence ATGAAGAAGCCACGACGGAGGTCGCAACAACGCCGTCGGCTTCAGCCCTATTCCGTTCAGTTTTATCGGCCTCAGCTACGCCAGCTGGCAAGGCCATGGCTTTTACCCGTCCTAGCCCTCGCCATCGTGATCATGGGCGGTGCGATTGGTTATCGGATCACGGAGGGGTGGGACTGGGGTGATTGCTTGTGGATGGTTCTGATCACGATCAGCACCATCGGTTATGGAGAAGTGGAGCCCCTCTCCCAGGCCGGACGGCTGGTGACCGTTTTGATCGTGGCTGGGGGCATCGTGGTGGTGCAGCTCTCGATTCAAAAGATTCTCGGCCTGACAGAATCCGGATACTTCCGTCAGTTGCGGGAGTTGAGGTTTCGCCGAAACCTACGGCGTATGCATAACCATGTGATTCTTTGCGGGTATGGCCGCATTGGCCGGGAGATTGCTGAACAGCTGCTCTTGGAAACCGTTCCCGTGCTTGTTGTGGAGTTGGATTCTGCTCGCCGTCTGGCGGCAGAGGAGCGTGGTTTGCCTGTGCTCCAGGCCGATGCCACCCTCGATGAAACGCTCCTAGAGGCTGGACTTCATCGTTGTCGAAGCCTGGTGGCGGCCTTGCCTAGCGATGCTGCCAATCTGTACGTCACGCTCAGCGCTCGAGGCTTGGAGCCTGGATGCCGGCTTATTGCTCGGGCCGATAGCGAAGAAGCGGCAGCCAAGCTTGAACTGGCGGGAGCCACGGTTGTGGTGAGTCCCTATGTCGCTGGGGGCAGGGTGATGGCAGCAACAGCGCTGAGGCCTTTGGCTGTGGACTTTATGGATCTGTTGTCTGGGTCGGAATTTGAAATTGAAGAATTTCGGTTAAGTCGTGATCCCTTGCTTGTGGGTCACTTAGCCAGCAAGAGCTTGTCGGAGCTCCAGCTCGGTCGGCGCAGTGGGGCCATGGTGCTGGCCATCCGTGACGGGAGCGCATTAAAGGGAAATCCCAGCGGGGAAGAACGGCTTGGCCCTGGTCAACTTCTTGTGGTGATGGGCAGCCAGAAGCAATTGGAGTTATTCCGCAATCTGCTGGGTGATGCCATCGACACGATTGAGACCATGCGGGGCGTCTAG
- a CDS encoding N-acetylmannosamine-6-phosphate 2-epimerase: MSIPSRAQLKGGLIVSVQAPEGSPMRHPDVIAAMAEASLRNGATGVRLESPEHIGAVRNRCPNALIIGLWKRTLPQSSVYITPRWQDIQAVWAAGADVIALDATARQRPEQEDLAELIQRSKNELGAPLMADVDSIENGLIAASLGCKWVGTTLYGYTEQTAQQTPPGFGLISPLRDQLPEQVTLICEGGIKSPDSALKSLEHGADLVVVGTAITGVDLQVADYYRTLKRQNE; this comes from the coding sequence ATGTCCATCCCATCCCGCGCCCAACTGAAGGGTGGCCTGATCGTGTCCGTTCAGGCTCCGGAAGGATCACCCATGCGGCATCCCGATGTGATTGCGGCCATGGCTGAAGCCAGTCTTCGCAACGGAGCCACTGGGGTTCGCCTGGAGAGCCCAGAGCACATCGGAGCTGTACGCAACCGCTGTCCTAACGCTTTGATCATTGGCTTATGGAAGCGAACGCTCCCGCAGAGCTCCGTCTACATCACGCCTCGTTGGCAGGACATTCAAGCGGTCTGGGCAGCCGGTGCCGACGTCATCGCCCTTGATGCCACAGCGCGCCAAAGGCCAGAGCAGGAGGACCTCGCCGAGCTCATTCAACGATCGAAGAATGAATTAGGAGCTCCTCTCATGGCCGATGTGGACTCCATCGAAAACGGATTGATCGCAGCATCCCTGGGATGCAAATGGGTGGGCACCACTCTGTATGGATACACGGAGCAAACAGCACAACAAACTCCTCCGGGTTTCGGCTTGATCTCTCCTCTAAGGGATCAGCTTCCCGAGCAGGTGACGTTGATTTGCGAGGGGGGCATTAAGTCGCCTGATTCAGCGCTCAAATCGCTTGAACATGGAGCCGATCTTGTGGTCGTTGGCACGGCGATTACGGGCGTCGACCTTCAAGTGGCCGATTACTACAGGACCCTGAAAAGGCAGAATGAGTGA
- the fabG gene encoding 3-oxoacyl-[acyl-carrier-protein] reductase: MDSSASLDGQTALVTGASRGIGRAVALALAAEGAEVVVNYASSPDAAEAVVAEIQAKGGSAYALQADVADEASVDDLMKTVLKRSERIDVLVNNAGITRDGLLMRMKTEDWQAVINLNLTGVFLCTRAVTRPMLKQRSGRIINITSVVGLMGNAGQANYAAAKAGVVGLTRSSAKEMASRGITVNAVAPGFIATDMTKDLEAEAILAAIPLGRFGTPDQVAGAVRFLAADPAAAYITGQVLQVDGGMVMS; this comes from the coding sequence ATGGATTCATCCGCTTCTCTTGACGGTCAAACCGCCCTTGTTACCGGTGCAAGTCGTGGCATCGGTCGCGCAGTGGCCTTGGCTTTGGCCGCTGAGGGCGCAGAAGTGGTGGTGAATTACGCCAGTTCACCCGATGCGGCGGAGGCGGTGGTTGCTGAAATTCAGGCCAAGGGCGGCTCCGCCTATGCCCTCCAGGCCGACGTGGCCGACGAGGCTTCGGTGGATGACTTGATGAAAACGGTGTTGAAGCGCAGTGAACGCATCGACGTCCTGGTGAATAACGCGGGGATTACGCGCGACGGCCTGTTGATGAGGATGAAAACCGAGGATTGGCAGGCGGTGATCAATCTCAATCTCACCGGAGTCTTTCTGTGCACGCGGGCTGTGACACGCCCCATGTTGAAGCAGCGCAGTGGTCGCATCATCAACATCACCTCGGTGGTTGGGCTGATGGGCAATGCCGGTCAAGCGAATTACGCAGCAGCCAAAGCCGGTGTGGTGGGACTGACGCGAAGTAGCGCCAAGGAGATGGCAAGCCGTGGAATCACGGTGAATGCGGTGGCACCTGGCTTCATTGCCACCGATATGACGAAAGATCTTGAGGCCGAGGCCATCCTTGCTGCCATTCCTTTGGGCCGGTTTGGGACCCCTGATCAGGTGGCTGGAGCCGTGAGGTTCTTAGCTGCCGATCCTGCGGCCGCTTACATCACCGGGCAGGTGCTGCAGGTGGATGGCGGGATGGTTATGAGTTGA
- a CDS encoding 4-hydroxybenzoate polyprenyltransferase, with protein sequence MLFRQTLAPWVALLRWNKPSGRLILLIPAGWSLWLTPNAPPSPALVLLIVLGGLAVSGAGCIANDLWDRRIDRFVERTKQRPLAQGSLSVVQAVVVLIVLLIISLSVVLSLPASVRNLCLVLACFALPPILIYPSAKRWFAYPQAVLALCWGFAVLIPWAAQTGDLNGGWPLAGCWLATLLWTFSFDTVYAMADRPDDARMALNSSALSLGPSVLRVVAVTYALSMLALAVAAAFAGIGVIFWPFWLVVAFGMQRATRALKSVQQQSMSMYGLHFSQQVRLGALLLLGLVLGRLG encoded by the coding sequence ATGTTGTTTCGTCAAACCCTGGCTCCATGGGTGGCCCTGTTGCGTTGGAACAAACCCAGCGGAAGACTGATTTTGCTGATCCCAGCCGGCTGGAGTCTCTGGCTCACGCCGAATGCCCCGCCCTCTCCAGCCCTTGTGCTCTTGATCGTGCTCGGCGGCCTGGCGGTGAGTGGAGCGGGTTGCATCGCCAATGATTTATGGGATCGACGCATCGACCGCTTTGTGGAACGCACGAAGCAGCGTCCGCTTGCGCAAGGAAGTTTGAGCGTTGTCCAGGCCGTTGTTGTGTTGATCGTGCTGTTGATCATCAGTTTGAGCGTGGTGCTGAGCTTGCCGGCTTCCGTGCGCAACCTCTGCCTTGTGTTGGCGTGTTTCGCCCTGCCGCCGATCTTGATCTACCCCTCTGCCAAGCGTTGGTTCGCCTACCCCCAGGCAGTCCTGGCCTTGTGCTGGGGCTTCGCGGTGTTGATCCCTTGGGCCGCTCAAACCGGCGATCTCAATGGCGGTTGGCCCTTGGCAGGTTGTTGGCTTGCCACCTTGCTGTGGACGTTCTCCTTTGACACGGTGTATGCGATGGCGGATCGTCCGGATGACGCCCGGATGGCGTTAAACAGCAGCGCACTGAGCCTCGGTCCGTCCGTCTTGCGCGTCGTGGCTGTCACCTATGCGCTCTCGATGCTGGCCCTGGCTGTTGCCGCCGCCTTTGCCGGAATCGGAGTTATTTTCTGGCCGTTCTGGCTGGTGGTGGCCTTTGGGATGCAACGTGCAACGCGAGCCCTCAAAAGTGTCCAGCAACAATCCATGTCTATGTATGGCCTTCATTTCAGTCAGCAGGTGCGCTTGGGCGCGTTGCTGTTGTTGGGTCTCGTTCTCGGGCGGCTGGGCTGA
- a CDS encoding LD-carboxypeptidase, whose amino-acid sequence MHSTDGSDVLLFPLQSGDEVAVVAASSALDNTDNLRRGISILDSWGLRIRPDVISQRRWGYLAGRDEERLRDFQAVPNAALLACARGGWGAARLLEQPFAWQPGWLLGFSDVTALLCARMAAGVCGGVHGPLITTLADEPEWSQQRLHDLLFGHALPDLQGVPWRGGVAVGPLLTLNLTVASHLIGSPFLPDLRGVVLVIEDIGEAPYRLDRMLTQWRLAGLLQSLAGLGFGRFLDCDDASGSAGFSLEEVLRERSDDLGIPVVGNLLVGHGPGGNAALPVGAIATLDGDQGVLRVGANPGVRPARLQPQ is encoded by the coding sequence ATGCACAGCACAGACGGCTCTGACGTGTTGCTTTTCCCTCTTCAATCGGGAGATGAGGTGGCCGTGGTGGCCGCCAGCTCTGCGCTTGACAACACAGACAACCTTCGGCGGGGGATCTCGATTCTGGACAGCTGGGGATTGCGAATCCGTCCGGATGTCATCAGCCAACGGCGCTGGGGCTATCTGGCGGGACGGGATGAGGAACGTCTTCGTGATTTTCAAGCGGTTCCCAATGCCGCCCTCTTGGCCTGTGCACGCGGCGGCTGGGGAGCAGCCAGACTTTTGGAGCAGCCTTTCGCTTGGCAGCCTGGATGGTTGCTGGGCTTCTCGGATGTGACCGCACTGCTCTGCGCTCGTATGGCGGCTGGTGTGTGCGGGGGCGTCCATGGGCCCTTAATCACAACCCTCGCCGATGAACCCGAGTGGAGTCAGCAGCGTTTGCATGATCTGCTCTTTGGCCACGCCCTGCCGGATCTTCAAGGGGTTCCCTGGCGGGGAGGCGTGGCTGTTGGCCCGTTATTGACCCTGAATTTAACGGTGGCGTCCCATTTGATCGGGAGCCCTTTCCTTCCGGATCTGCGTGGCGTTGTGTTGGTGATTGAAGACATCGGCGAAGCTCCCTATCGCCTTGATCGCATGCTCACGCAGTGGCGATTAGCAGGTCTGCTCCAATCGCTCGCCGGTCTTGGCTTCGGTCGATTTCTGGATTGCGATGACGCCTCCGGCTCTGCTGGCTTCAGCTTGGAAGAGGTGTTGCGAGAGCGGAGCGATGATTTAGGGATTCCTGTGGTGGGGAACCTGCTGGTGGGGCATGGTCCGGGGGGAAATGCAGCCTTGCCGGTGGGCGCGATCGCGACCCTCGATGGAGATCAGGGGGTCTTGCGCGTGGGCGCTAACCCTGGCGTTCGGCCAGCACGGCTGCAGCCACAGTGA
- the groL gene encoding chaperonin GroEL (60 kDa chaperone family; promotes refolding of misfolded polypeptides especially under stressful conditions; forms two stacked rings of heptamers to form a barrel-shaped 14mer; ends can be capped by GroES; misfolded proteins enter the barrel where they are refolded when GroES binds), with protein MAKLLSFSNESRESLERGMNALADAVRVTIGPRGRNVVLEKSYGAPDIVNDGDTIAKEIELADPFENIGAKLIQQVASKTKDKAGDGTTTATVLAQAMVEEGLRNTAAGASPIELRRGMEKAVAAVVASLNQRSQSVSGDAIRQVATVSSGGDEEVGRMVAEAMDRVSFDGVITVEESKSLATELEVTEGMAFDRGYSSPYFVTDGDRQICEFENALLLLTDRKISSVTDLVPVLETVQKSGSPLVILAEEVDGEALATLVVNKNRGVLQVAAVRAPSFGERRKAALADIAVLTGGQVISEDRAMTLDKVTMDDLGRARRITISKDSTTIVASDDSKDAVSARVASIKRELDNTDSEYDQEKLNERIAKLAGGVAVIKVGAPTETELKNRKLRIEDALNATRAAVEEGIVAGGGSTLLHISAELDALTSGLEGDQKTGVEIVQRALSAPLRQIAENAGSNGDVVVDRVRNSGQGFNALTGNFEDLMSAGILDASKVVRLALQDAVSIASLVVTTEVVVADKPEPPAPAGGGGDPMGGMGGMDPMGGMGGMGMM; from the coding sequence ATGGCCAAACTTCTCAGCTTCTCGAACGAATCACGTGAGTCCCTCGAGAGAGGCATGAATGCCCTTGCCGATGCCGTTCGGGTCACCATCGGACCTCGTGGCCGCAACGTGGTGCTCGAGAAGTCCTACGGCGCACCTGACATCGTCAATGACGGTGACACGATTGCCAAAGAAATCGAACTTGCTGATCCGTTCGAAAACATCGGAGCCAAGCTGATCCAGCAGGTGGCGTCCAAGACCAAGGACAAAGCTGGCGATGGCACCACCACTGCCACCGTGCTCGCCCAGGCGATGGTTGAGGAGGGGCTTCGCAACACCGCCGCAGGTGCCAGCCCGATCGAACTTCGCCGAGGCATGGAAAAAGCTGTGGCGGCGGTGGTCGCCAGCCTGAATCAGCGCAGTCAGTCCGTGAGCGGCGATGCGATTCGCCAGGTTGCCACGGTTAGCTCAGGCGGTGATGAGGAGGTGGGGCGCATGGTTGCCGAGGCCATGGACAGGGTGAGCTTTGACGGTGTGATCACCGTGGAGGAATCCAAGTCTTTGGCCACTGAGCTCGAAGTCACAGAGGGCATGGCCTTCGATCGTGGCTACAGCTCTCCCTATTTCGTCACCGATGGTGACCGCCAGATCTGTGAATTTGAGAATGCGCTACTGCTCCTCACCGATCGCAAGATCAGCTCGGTGACCGATTTAGTTCCCGTGTTGGAAACGGTTCAGAAATCGGGCTCACCGCTGGTGATCTTGGCCGAAGAAGTGGATGGGGAAGCTCTTGCCACCTTGGTAGTGAACAAGAACAGAGGGGTGCTGCAGGTGGCGGCAGTGCGTGCTCCATCCTTTGGCGAGCGCCGGAAGGCTGCGCTTGCTGACATTGCTGTGCTGACCGGCGGTCAAGTGATCAGCGAAGACAGGGCGATGACCCTCGACAAGGTGACGATGGACGACCTGGGCCGCGCACGCCGGATCACGATCAGCAAGGACAGCACCACGATCGTGGCGAGCGATGACAGCAAAGATGCCGTCAGCGCCCGTGTTGCCTCCATCAAGCGTGAGCTCGACAACACGGATTCGGAATACGACCAGGAGAAACTCAACGAGCGCATCGCCAAGCTCGCTGGAGGAGTCGCCGTCATTAAGGTCGGTGCCCCGACAGAAACGGAGCTCAAGAACCGCAAGCTACGCATTGAGGATGCTTTGAATGCCACCCGTGCAGCGGTCGAGGAAGGCATTGTTGCTGGAGGTGGATCAACCCTTCTGCATATCTCTGCAGAACTCGATGCTCTGACCTCAGGATTGGAGGGTGATCAAAAGACCGGGGTCGAAATCGTTCAGCGTGCCCTGAGCGCTCCCCTGCGTCAGATCGCTGAAAATGCAGGTTCTAACGGTGACGTTGTGGTGGATCGTGTCCGCAACAGCGGACAGGGATTCAATGCTCTCACCGGAAACTTTGAAGACCTGATGAGTGCCGGGATTCTGGATGCATCCAAAGTGGTTCGTCTTGCGCTGCAGGACGCGGTCTCGATTGCATCACTGGTGGTGACCACTGAAGTCGTGGTGGCAGACAAGCCTGAGCCTCCTGCACCTGCAGGTGGCGGTGGCGACCCCATGGGCGGCATGGGTGGCATGGATCCCATGGGCGGCATGGGCGGCATGGGAATGATGTAA
- a CDS encoding helix-turn-helix domain-containing protein — MAEVREDIDHSDFRQDELVSLGRVLKEERESQGITCQAFADSLRMGKEQLEALENGDRDNLPEPVFICGMLRRVAQKLGLDPGPLVQQFQAQLRETKGAPAKRGSYERSGSADAPQGQQDDAQMGRWIRNAAIPLLLVGVTAISAIAFRGNRQQPAAVSSEAATEQPVPQPMAASDNGSAVDVAVGVDNNTPGSVALDSSQPSWVSVRNGSGEVLFEGTLSELKRFEGDQGLEVFAGRPDLVRLRYGDGSPRALGNIDQLRWYPLTPEP, encoded by the coding sequence ATGGCTGAGGTTAGGGAAGATATCGATCATTCAGATTTCCGTCAGGACGAACTTGTCTCACTGGGCCGTGTCTTAAAGGAAGAGCGGGAAAGTCAAGGGATAACGTGCCAAGCCTTTGCCGATTCGCTGCGCATGGGCAAAGAGCAGCTTGAAGCTTTAGAGAATGGGGATCGGGACAATCTTCCAGAACCCGTCTTCATTTGCGGAATGCTGCGGCGAGTCGCGCAGAAATTGGGATTGGATCCCGGTCCTCTGGTTCAACAATTCCAAGCTCAGCTCCGTGAGACGAAGGGGGCGCCAGCAAAGCGTGGCAGTTACGAACGCTCCGGATCTGCCGATGCACCCCAGGGCCAGCAGGACGATGCACAGATGGGTCGCTGGATCAGGAATGCAGCCATTCCTTTGCTTCTCGTTGGGGTGACAGCGATCAGCGCTATTGCTTTTCGCGGCAACCGTCAGCAACCAGCAGCAGTGAGCAGCGAGGCAGCAACGGAGCAACCTGTGCCTCAGCCGATGGCAGCCAGTGACAACGGTTCAGCTGTGGACGTGGCGGTTGGCGTCGATAACAACACTCCAGGATCCGTCGCCCTTGATAGTTCACAACCGAGCTGGGTCTCTGTCCGCAATGGGAGTGGAGAGGTGCTCTTTGAGGGCACTCTGAGCGAACTCAAACGGTTTGAGGGCGATCAGGGGCTTGAAGTCTTCGCGGGACGACCCGATTTGGTTCGGTTGCGCTACGGGGATGGCTCACCGAGGGCCTTGGGCAACATCGATCAGTTGCGTTGGTATCCCCTCACCCCTGAACCTTGA